From a region of the Posidoniimonas polymericola genome:
- a CDS encoding glucuronate isomerase, producing MSSTAIAPTPLAELVSQAIEEQPVWDMHTHLYPPTFGTPAGGSSGKADPQGLLLWGIDELLTYHYLVAEVYRCVPASKLPYADFWKMSKQEQADHIWRELFLERSPLSEACRGVLTTLEKLGLDPSDRDLAGYRSWFAEQDPSDYIDRVMEIANVSRITMTNAVFDPNERQRWLADPQVGSDPRFAPVLRFDNLLRDWAGAARLLSEWGYEVYEEQSDASLENARGFLRDWLDRTRGIYGAVSLPPSFRYGGADDNSTGSVALREVVLPVLAERGLPFAMMIGSQLQVNASLRDGGDTVGKSDVGSVLTLCRDFPDNRFFCTMLARENQHELMVAARKFGNLMIFGCWWFLNNPSLIDELTRMRMELLGPTFIPQHSDARVLDQLIYKWDHSRKLIATVLADKHADLAATGWKATEDEVRRDAKMLLHSNFEKFLAG from the coding sequence ATGTCCAGCACCGCCATCGCCCCGACCCCGTTAGCCGAACTCGTCAGCCAGGCGATTGAAGAGCAGCCGGTGTGGGACATGCACACCCATCTGTACCCGCCGACCTTCGGGACGCCGGCGGGGGGCTCGAGCGGTAAAGCGGACCCGCAGGGCCTGTTGCTGTGGGGCATCGACGAGCTGCTCACCTACCACTACCTGGTGGCCGAGGTGTACCGCTGCGTGCCGGCTTCGAAGCTGCCGTACGCCGACTTCTGGAAGATGAGCAAGCAGGAGCAGGCCGACCACATCTGGCGCGAGCTGTTCCTCGAGCGGAGCCCGCTCAGCGAGGCGTGCCGCGGCGTGCTCACGACCCTCGAGAAGCTCGGCCTGGACCCCTCGGACCGCGACCTGGCCGGCTACCGCTCGTGGTTCGCCGAGCAGGACCCGAGCGACTACATCGATCGCGTGATGGAGATCGCCAATGTCTCGCGGATCACGATGACCAACGCCGTGTTCGACCCCAACGAGCGGCAGCGGTGGCTGGCCGACCCGCAGGTCGGCAGCGACCCGCGGTTTGCGCCCGTGCTGCGGTTCGACAACCTGCTGCGGGACTGGGCCGGCGCGGCGCGGCTGCTGTCGGAGTGGGGCTACGAGGTCTACGAAGAGCAGAGCGACGCCAGCCTCGAGAACGCCCGCGGGTTTCTGCGCGACTGGCTCGACCGCACGCGGGGCATCTACGGCGCGGTGAGCCTGCCGCCGTCGTTCCGCTACGGCGGCGCCGACGACAACTCGACCGGTAGCGTAGCGCTGCGTGAGGTGGTGCTGCCGGTGCTGGCGGAGCGGGGGCTGCCGTTCGCGATGATGATCGGCTCGCAGCTGCAGGTGAATGCGTCGCTCCGCGACGGCGGCGACACGGTCGGCAAGTCGGACGTAGGCTCGGTGCTGACGCTCTGCCGCGACTTCCCGGACAACCGCTTCTTCTGCACGATGCTGGCCCGCGAGAACCAGCACGAGCTGATGGTCGCCGCCCGCAAGTTCGGCAACCTGATGATCTTCGGCTGCTGGTGGTTCCTCAACAACCCGTCGCTGATCGACGAGCTGACGCGGATGCGGATGGAGCTGCTCGGCCCGACCTTCATACCGCAGCACTCCGACGCCCGCGTCCTGGACCAGCTGATCTACAAGTGGGACCACAGCCGCAAGCTGATCGCCACGGTGCTAGCAGACAAGCACGCCGACCTGGCCGCCACGGGCTGGAAGGCGACCGAGGACGAGGTTCGCCGCGACGCCAAGATGCTGCTGCACAGCAACTTCGAGAAGTTTCTCGCCGGCTGA